In Tsuneonella dongtanensis, a single window of DNA contains:
- a CDS encoding GcrA family cell cycle regulator, which translates to MSWTDERIATLKKMWEGGSTASQIADELGGVSRNAVIGKAHRLGLKARPSPVKPNEDKPEAKKAAAPIAKAPVKKAAAPVAPPRPAPAPTAPAAEARPAPRSDIPSQPLPNPTPDLPKIVSVGPGGFLRQGPGDQQAPIPPAPPRRLVPAKPSPEIADKTSLLDLSDKVCRWPMGHPGEPDFHFCGQAVNPGFPYCVEHCGRAYQAQLPRGARRPPPPLPFGGPRVR; encoded by the coding sequence ATGAGCTGGACAGACGAACGCATCGCGACGCTGAAGAAGATGTGGGAAGGCGGTTCGACCGCCAGCCAGATCGCCGACGAACTGGGCGGAGTCAGCCGCAATGCAGTGATCGGCAAGGCGCACCGGCTTGGCCTCAAGGCACGCCCTTCCCCGGTCAAGCCGAACGAGGACAAGCCCGAGGCGAAGAAGGCCGCTGCTCCCATCGCCAAGGCGCCCGTCAAGAAGGCCGCAGCGCCTGTGGCGCCGCCGCGCCCTGCCCCGGCACCGACTGCGCCCGCAGCGGAAGCGCGCCCAGCCCCGCGGTCCGACATTCCCAGCCAGCCGCTGCCCAATCCGACGCCCGATCTGCCCAAGATCGTCTCGGTCGGACCCGGCGGCTTCCTGCGCCAGGGCCCTGGCGACCAGCAGGCGCCGATACCGCCCGCGCCGCCGCGCCGCCTCGTGCCCGCCAAGCCGAGCCCGGAAATCGCTGACAAGACGAGCCTGCTCGACCTGTCGGACAAGGTTTGCCGCTGGCCCATGGGCCATCCCGGCGAGCCCGACTTTCATTTCTGCGGACAGGCGGTGAACCCCGGTTTCCCCTATTGCGTCGAGCATTGCGGGCGCGCCTACCAGGCGCAGCTGCCGCGCGGCGCGCGCCGCCCTCCTCCGCCGCTTCCGTTCGGCGGACCGCGGGTCCGTTAG
- a CDS encoding ABC transporter permease — protein MADQVQPLVETAAPSAQPFRPRGEPVIQGINRIGLWSLYIKEVRRFLKVQTQTVWAPAVTTLLFLVIFTVALGREGREVLGVSFATFVAPGLIVMGMMQNAFANSSFSFLSGKIQGTIIDLLMPPLSYGELMTGIVAAAVTRAAMVGTTVGLAMLLYPGVSLAMAHPWAVLWFGLMGAVMLALMGLMTSVWAEKFDHAAAVTNFVVAPLSLLSGTFYVIDNLSPLFQAISRANPFFYVISGFRFGFLGQSDIGSTNLAVLWSAVGLGVFNLVLGGATYALLWSGWKLKS, from the coding sequence ATGGCCGATCAAGTCCAGCCCCTCGTCGAGACCGCCGCACCATCCGCGCAGCCGTTCAGGCCGCGGGGAGAGCCGGTGATCCAGGGCATCAACCGGATCGGATTGTGGAGCCTCTATATTAAGGAGGTTCGCCGGTTTCTCAAGGTGCAGACACAGACGGTATGGGCTCCGGCGGTCACCACGCTCCTTTTTCTGGTCATCTTCACCGTCGCACTGGGCCGCGAAGGCCGCGAAGTGCTGGGGGTCTCGTTCGCCACGTTCGTCGCGCCGGGCCTCATCGTGATGGGCATGATGCAGAATGCCTTCGCGAACTCGAGCTTCAGCTTTCTTTCGGGCAAGATCCAGGGGACGATCATCGACCTGCTGATGCCTCCGCTGTCCTACGGCGAACTGATGACCGGCATCGTCGCCGCCGCGGTGACGCGCGCGGCCATGGTCGGGACTACGGTGGGCCTTGCCATGTTGCTCTATCCCGGGGTCAGCCTCGCGATGGCGCATCCCTGGGCGGTGCTGTGGTTCGGGCTGATGGGCGCGGTCATGCTGGCGCTGATGGGCCTGATGACCTCGGTGTGGGCCGAGAAATTCGACCACGCGGCTGCGGTCACCAACTTCGTCGTCGCGCCGCTCAGCCTGCTGTCGGGCACGTTCTACGTGATCGACAACCTCAGTCCGCTGTTTCAGGCGATCAGCCGCGCCAATCCGTTCTTCTACGTGATCAGCGGCTTCCGCTTCGGCTTTCTCGGCCAGAGCGACATCGGCAGCACCAACCTGGCTGTCCTCTGGAGCGCGGTGGGGCTGGGGGTGTTCAACCTCGTGCTCGGCGGGGCAACCTATGCGCTGCTGTGGAGCGGGTGGAAGCTGAAAAGCTAG
- the hspQ gene encoding heat shock protein HspQ gives MDRAHFFSATAGRTIEAPRHARARFAIGEVVRHRVFDFRGVVFDIDPVFANSDEWYEAIPAAVRPHKDQPFYHLLAENGDSSYVAYVSQQNLLGDAENGPVDHPQVPELFDDFADGRYKLRRGLTH, from the coding sequence ATGGACCGCGCGCATTTCTTTTCGGCCACTGCAGGCCGCACGATCGAAGCGCCGCGCCACGCAAGGGCGCGGTTCGCGATCGGCGAGGTGGTCCGCCACCGGGTGTTCGATTTTCGCGGCGTGGTCTTCGACATCGACCCGGTCTTCGCCAACAGCGACGAATGGTACGAAGCGATCCCTGCTGCGGTGCGTCCGCACAAGGACCAGCCCTTCTACCACCTGCTCGCCGAAAACGGCGATTCGTCGTACGTCGCCTACGTCAGCCAGCAGAACCTTCTCGGCGACGCCGAGAACGGACCGGTCGACCATCCGCAAGTGCCGGAACTGTTCGATGACTTTGCCGACGGTCGCTACAAGCTGCGCCGCGGACTGACGCACTAG
- a CDS encoding DNA primase family protein: MTISALNTPRPDNPCLETSQPSERESLSRRARMPTRDVVPSGERDLQLRVLAHRMAVAVLAQNPERRLSITEAIGKIAEWIEGYPHIVSGGAPDPQVGPQLLVEEIASLVAQGEVADPRLLDELEMQDLPPALQEAIAQVVEDKPWSFDRAKAWLDEKIAVDPHGGDYFADAVHELLRLLSRDPNLSDTHRDAIFSYIRRHDGVLDFKKRDLIDGLNRLRADLKKQEPTDHAIIARQVLRELEVGGEIRFHLGQFWQWNGSRFARLDEHAIYMHVATNVKSSMLVRRNSDYKAIVEVLEKMCKGPLRTFDTLGLNFANGFVGADLVIADHDPKFGATFTLPFEYDPENAKCCNRFLEFLHSCWGAEADFGQRVLALQEAFAATLYGIAPDYQRAFLLFGRAGTGKTVLLKILRALLPPDALAELGPQYWGVPFHLIDLIGKSVNICGELPENGLITGNIFKEVVEGSPVRDSFKGKDGIVFKPIAAHWFASNYLPRSRDTSRGFIRRWLILDFNHPVTKEHIIENLAEIIVSEERHAIAAWALDGLRRLLDQRGYTLPRCHSYRGDQMRRINNAVHSFLEDDRNYTRGDGTVGCRELFESYNHHSREMGRLRSLSFEQFMQKLEDLDLIVQRDDLGDFLVYGLLNVEGKKGNPRS, encoded by the coding sequence GTGACCATTTCAGCTTTAAACACCCCTCGGCCTGACAATCCCTGCCTGGAAACTTCGCAACCTTCCGAAAGAGAGAGCCTCTCGCGCCGTGCGCGAATGCCGACCAGAGATGTGGTCCCATCGGGAGAGCGCGATTTGCAGTTGCGGGTGCTCGCTCACCGGATGGCCGTCGCAGTCCTCGCTCAAAACCCCGAACGGCGCCTGTCCATCACGGAAGCCATCGGGAAAATCGCTGAGTGGATCGAAGGCTACCCACACATTGTATCCGGGGGAGCCCCTGATCCACAGGTCGGCCCGCAACTCCTCGTTGAGGAGATCGCCTCATTGGTGGCTCAAGGAGAAGTTGCCGACCCTCGGCTGCTCGATGAGCTTGAAATGCAAGATTTGCCGCCTGCTCTTCAAGAGGCAATAGCGCAAGTCGTTGAAGATAAGCCCTGGTCTTTCGACCGCGCGAAGGCGTGGCTGGATGAGAAAATCGCCGTTGACCCCCACGGTGGCGATTACTTCGCCGACGCGGTGCACGAACTGCTCCGTCTTCTGTCTCGAGACCCAAACCTTAGTGACACCCACAGGGACGCGATCTTCAGCTACATCAGGCGTCACGACGGCGTCCTCGATTTTAAGAAGAGGGACCTGATCGACGGACTCAATCGGCTAAGGGCTGACCTCAAGAAGCAGGAGCCGACGGACCACGCGATCATCGCGAGGCAGGTCTTGCGCGAGTTGGAAGTTGGGGGCGAAATCCGGTTCCATCTCGGCCAGTTCTGGCAGTGGAACGGCAGTCGTTTTGCTCGCCTCGACGAGCACGCGATCTACATGCACGTCGCAACGAACGTGAAGAGTTCGATGCTCGTGCGTCGAAACAGCGACTACAAGGCGATCGTCGAGGTCCTTGAAAAGATGTGTAAAGGCCCCTTGCGCACTTTCGACACGCTCGGGTTGAACTTCGCTAACGGCTTCGTCGGTGCCGACCTTGTCATAGCGGACCACGATCCGAAGTTCGGCGCCACCTTCACCTTGCCGTTCGAATACGATCCTGAGAACGCAAAATGCTGCAACCGCTTCCTCGAGTTCCTCCACTCCTGCTGGGGGGCAGAAGCCGACTTCGGTCAGCGCGTTCTTGCGCTCCAAGAAGCCTTTGCCGCGACGCTCTACGGTATCGCGCCCGACTACCAGCGCGCGTTCCTTTTATTCGGTCGGGCGGGCACCGGGAAGACCGTGTTGCTCAAGATTTTGCGCGCACTGTTGCCCCCAGATGCGCTGGCTGAACTCGGCCCCCAGTATTGGGGTGTGCCATTCCATCTCATCGATTTGATTGGCAAGTCCGTGAACATCTGCGGAGAGTTACCCGAGAATGGCCTGATTACCGGCAACATCTTCAAAGAGGTGGTCGAGGGTTCGCCGGTGCGCGACAGCTTCAAAGGCAAGGACGGCATTGTGTTCAAGCCAATCGCCGCGCACTGGTTCGCATCGAACTATCTTCCCAGAAGCCGCGACACATCGCGGGGCTTCATTCGTCGCTGGCTGATACTCGACTTCAACCATCCGGTCACAAAGGAACACATTATCGAGAACCTCGCCGAGATCATCGTCTCGGAAGAGCGCCACGCGATCGCCGCTTGGGCTCTCGATGGCCTTCGCCGTTTGCTCGATCAAAGGGGCTATACGCTGCCGCGATGCCACAGTTACCGGGGCGACCAGATGCGGCGTATCAACAACGCGGTACACTCGTTTCTTGAGGACGATCGGAACTACACAAGGGGAGATGGGACGGTAGGGTGCCGAGAGCTCTTCGAAAGCTATAACCACCACTCTCGCGAGATGGGTCGTCTCCGGTCGCTTAGCTTCGAGCAATTCATGCAAAAGCTCGAAGACCTCGATCTAATTGTTCAGCGTGACGATCTGGGCGACTTCTTGGTCTACGGCCTGTTGAATGTCGAGGGGAAGAAGGGAAACCCTCGATCATGA
- a CDS encoding helix-turn-helix domain-containing protein — protein MSKLSYTINEAVEASGIGRTTLYELIKAGELTPVKIGTRTLIRRCDLEALLERRLAA, from the coding sequence GTGAGCAAGCTTTCCTACACCATCAACGAGGCGGTCGAGGCGTCGGGCATCGGCCGGACCACGCTGTACGAACTGATCAAGGCTGGCGAGCTCACGCCGGTCAAGATCGGGACACGAACGCTGATCCGCCGATGCGACCTCGAGGCCCTCCTCGAGCGACGCTTGGCTGCCTGA
- a CDS encoding tyrosine-type recombinase/integrase, giving the protein MAREINKLNPLKIKGLSKPGLHLDGNGLYLSVSKTGAKAWVLIYYRNKKRTELGLGPFPAVSLSQAREKCQEAATLRAQGSDPKQQWRSANDVGDTTFGTVALDLIELLEAGWKNEKHRAQWRSTLKTYAKPIWDKPVDAICVDDVLAILRPIWTTKAETASRVRGRVEAVLDAAKVRGLRNGENPASWRGNLALLLPKRRKGPKQHHSAMPYDQVPAFVKRLRKLPGNSAKALELLILTAARTSEIIDADWSEFDLDKGLWTVPAERMKAGKEHRVPLSKRAVELLKNLNPGEGLVFPGSSPKKPMSNMAMAMLLRRLKCDDVTVHGFRSSFRDWAGETTTFPREIAEHALAHQVGSEVERAYRRGDALDQRGSMMEEWATFLAS; this is encoded by the coding sequence ATGGCGCGTGAAATCAACAAATTGAACCCGCTCAAGATCAAGGGCCTCTCGAAGCCTGGCCTGCACCTCGACGGGAACGGCCTTTATCTTTCGGTCTCGAAGACAGGGGCGAAGGCCTGGGTGCTCATTTATTATCGCAACAAGAAGCGGACCGAGCTCGGGCTAGGCCCCTTCCCAGCCGTGAGCCTGAGCCAGGCCCGGGAGAAGTGCCAGGAAGCTGCCACGCTGCGCGCGCAGGGTAGCGACCCCAAGCAGCAATGGCGATCAGCAAATGATGTTGGCGATACGACGTTCGGAACGGTCGCCCTCGACCTGATCGAACTGCTCGAAGCTGGCTGGAAGAACGAGAAGCACCGCGCCCAGTGGCGCAGCACCCTCAAGACTTACGCCAAGCCAATCTGGGACAAGCCGGTCGATGCGATCTGCGTCGATGATGTTCTTGCGATCCTCCGACCGATCTGGACGACGAAGGCAGAGACGGCGAGCCGGGTCCGGGGACGGGTCGAGGCCGTGCTCGATGCAGCTAAGGTGCGCGGATTGCGCAACGGGGAAAACCCCGCTTCGTGGCGCGGCAATCTCGCGTTGCTCCTGCCAAAGCGAAGGAAGGGCCCGAAGCAGCACCACTCGGCGATGCCGTACGACCAGGTGCCCGCGTTCGTTAAGCGGTTGCGCAAGCTGCCGGGTAATTCCGCCAAGGCGCTTGAGCTCCTGATCCTGACCGCAGCGCGTACCTCGGAGATCATCGACGCCGACTGGTCCGAGTTCGATCTCGACAAAGGTCTGTGGACTGTGCCGGCAGAGCGAATGAAGGCTGGCAAGGAACACCGGGTGCCGCTAAGCAAGCGGGCGGTCGAGCTTCTTAAAAACCTGAACCCTGGCGAGGGCCTGGTCTTCCCCGGAAGCTCGCCCAAGAAGCCGATGTCGAACATGGCGATGGCAATGCTGCTGCGGCGACTGAAGTGCGACGACGTCACCGTGCACGGGTTCCGCTCATCGTTTCGCGACTGGGCCGGCGAGACGACCACCTTCCCGCGCGAGATCGCGGAACATGCCTTGGCCCACCAGGTCGGCAGTGAGGTCGAACGCGCCTACAGGCGCGGCGATGCACTCGATCAGCGTGGGAGCATGATGGAGGAGTGGGCCACTTTCTTAGCCAGTTGA
- a CDS encoding AMP-binding protein, whose amino-acid sequence MNVASPDPALSHVVGAGSPALLECTIGEQFDRTAARWGDRDALVVAHQQVRWSWAELKRRVDALAAALLARGLEPGDRIGIWAPNCAEWTLTQFAAARAGLVLVTINPAYRLSELEHALAKVGCRAIVTAPGHRDSDFIAMLDELAPRLPLLGVRIHTGVEERAGFLRLADLAASATPPASPVLSNRDPINIQFTSGTTGSPKGATLTHRNILNNARQVAHRIALGADDRICIPVPLYHCFGMVMGNLAAACTGAAMVYPAESFDPAQTLAAVADERCTALYGVPTMFIAMLEHPQFVGFDLSSLRTGIMAGSPCPEVTMRAVMERMHMREVTIAYGMTETSPVSFQSDIDDPLAERVGTVGRVQPHLEVRIVDPDGHTCPRGVAGELCTRGYAVMQGYWGDADATRAAIDADGWMHSGDLATIDARGYCRITGRIKDMIIRGGENIYPREIEEFLLRHPAIADAQVFGIPDDRYGEQVCAWIIPRSGHALTAEDITGFCSGKIAHFKIPHTVRFVVEFPMTVTGKVQKYLMRETTQAEARS is encoded by the coding sequence GTGAACGTCGCCTCGCCCGATCCCGCACTCAGCCACGTCGTCGGCGCAGGATCGCCGGCGCTGCTCGAATGCACGATCGGCGAACAGTTCGACCGCACCGCCGCGCGGTGGGGGGACCGCGACGCGCTGGTCGTGGCGCACCAGCAGGTGCGCTGGAGCTGGGCGGAGCTCAAGCGGCGGGTCGATGCGCTGGCCGCGGCGCTGCTGGCGCGGGGGCTCGAACCCGGCGACCGGATCGGGATCTGGGCGCCCAACTGCGCCGAATGGACGCTGACCCAGTTCGCCGCGGCGCGTGCCGGGCTGGTGCTGGTGACGATCAACCCGGCCTATCGGCTGAGCGAGCTCGAACACGCGCTCGCCAAGGTCGGCTGCCGCGCGATCGTCACCGCGCCGGGGCATCGCGACAGCGATTTCATCGCCATGCTCGACGAACTCGCGCCGCGCCTGCCGCTGCTGGGGGTGCGGATCCACACCGGCGTCGAGGAGCGCGCTGGTTTCCTGCGGCTGGCGGACCTTGCGGCGAGCGCAACCCCGCCCGCATCGCCGGTGCTCTCCAACCGCGACCCGATCAACATCCAGTTCACCAGCGGCACCACCGGCAGCCCGAAGGGTGCGACGCTCACACATCGGAACATCCTCAACAACGCGCGCCAGGTCGCGCACCGCATCGCGCTGGGCGCGGACGACCGGATCTGCATTCCGGTGCCGCTCTATCACTGCTTCGGGATGGTGATGGGCAACCTTGCCGCGGCGTGCACTGGCGCGGCGATGGTTTATCCGGCCGAATCGTTCGATCCCGCGCAAACGCTGGCAGCAGTCGCCGACGAGCGCTGCACCGCGCTCTACGGCGTGCCGACAATGTTCATCGCGATGCTCGAACACCCGCAATTCGTCGGCTTCGATCTCTCGTCGCTGCGCACCGGAATCATGGCGGGATCGCCCTGCCCCGAGGTAACGATGCGCGCGGTGATGGAGCGGATGCACATGCGCGAGGTGACGATCGCCTATGGCATGACCGAAACCAGCCCGGTGAGCTTCCAGAGCGACATCGACGATCCGCTGGCCGAGCGCGTCGGCACCGTCGGCCGCGTGCAACCGCACCTCGAGGTGCGGATCGTCGATCCTGACGGCCACACCTGCCCGCGCGGCGTGGCGGGCGAGCTGTGCACGCGCGGCTATGCGGTGATGCAGGGCTACTGGGGCGATGCCGACGCGACGCGCGCCGCGATCGACGCCGACGGCTGGATGCACAGCGGCGACCTCGCCACGATCGACGCGCGGGGGTACTGCCGGATTACCGGGCGGATCAAGGACATGATCATCCGCGGCGGCGAGAACATCTATCCGCGCGAGATCGAGGAGTTCCTGCTACGCCATCCGGCCATCGCCGACGCGCAGGTATTCGGCATTCCCGACGATCGCTACGGCGAGCAGGTCTGCGCGTGGATCATTCCGCGCAGCGGCCATGCGCTGACCGCCGAAGACATTACCGGTTTTTGTAGCGGCAAAATCGCGCATTTTAAGATCCCGCACACGGTTCGTTTCGTGGTAGAGTTCCCCATGACGGTGACCGGTAAGGTCCAGAAGTACCTGATGCGCGAAACGACGCAAGCCGAAGCGCGGTCCTGA
- a CDS encoding amidase translates to MEPHAYAAHDATALAALVAAGETTPRALADAAIARIAALNLRINAVVETLYETIDDQIAALDPAAPFAGVPYLVKDLHTLVRGSRLTQGSTFLADHVSAADSDLVARLRRAGFVIIGRTNTPEFGLNAATEPRLHGATRNPYDTALSPGGSSGGAAAAVASGMVPAAHATDSGGSTRIPAAACGLVGLKPSRGRTFAGLDHGEGWSDIFHAHAVTRSVRDSAAILDATANTAAPAPYRAAPTGSFAAAADTAMPGLRIGVMRAPPSKLPVSAEYLAALDTVAWQCRALGHRTHEIAIEIDVPRYAAAFTLVLSSSVAATVAAHEDATGRSASAADFETSVWNAITLGRTHSAADLNRAVADLHLVAGDALSQIGDCDVVLSPTVARAPLPLGSLDTRADDFGAFLASVFAYAPFTSLWNGAGAPAISLPLAWSASGLPLGMQFVAHPGREDVLFALAGELERTIGWRARQDCLIAALQ, encoded by the coding sequence ATGGAACCACACGCCTATGCGGCGCACGACGCGACCGCGCTCGCGGCGCTGGTGGCGGCGGGCGAAACCACTCCGCGCGCGCTCGCCGATGCGGCGATCGCACGGATCGCCGCGCTCAACCTGCGGATCAACGCGGTGGTCGAAACGCTCTACGAGACGATTGACGACCAGATCGCCGCGCTCGACCCGGCGGCGCCCTTCGCGGGGGTGCCGTATCTGGTCAAGGACCTACACACGCTCGTGCGCGGGAGCCGGCTGACGCAAGGATCGACGTTCCTCGCCGACCACGTCTCGGCTGCCGACAGCGACCTCGTGGCGCGGCTGCGGCGCGCCGGGTTCGTCATCATCGGGCGCACCAACACCCCCGAGTTCGGCCTGAACGCGGCGACCGAACCGCGCCTCCACGGCGCCACGCGCAACCCGTACGACACCGCGCTGTCGCCCGGCGGATCGAGCGGCGGGGCCGCCGCGGCGGTCGCCAGCGGCATGGTCCCGGCGGCGCACGCCACCGACAGCGGCGGATCGACCCGCATTCCCGCCGCGGCGTGTGGGCTGGTCGGCCTCAAACCCAGCCGCGGACGCACCTTCGCCGGGCTCGACCACGGCGAAGGGTGGAGCGACATCTTCCACGCGCATGCGGTCACCCGCAGCGTGCGCGACAGTGCCGCGATCCTCGATGCCACCGCGAACACCGCCGCGCCCGCGCCATATCGCGCCGCCCCGACGGGCAGCTTCGCGGCGGCCGCAGACACCGCAATGCCGGGCCTGCGGATCGGGGTGATGCGCGCGCCGCCATCGAAACTGCCGGTCTCGGCCGAGTACCTCGCCGCGCTCGACACGGTGGCCTGGCAGTGCCGTGCCCTGGGCCACCGCACGCACGAGATCGCGATCGAGATCGACGTCCCCCGCTATGCTGCAGCATTCACGCTGGTGCTGTCGTCGAGCGTGGCGGCCACGGTCGCGGCGCACGAGGACGCGACCGGACGGAGCGCGAGCGCCGCGGACTTCGAAACATCGGTGTGGAACGCGATCACGCTCGGCCGGACGCATAGCGCCGCGGACCTCAACCGCGCGGTTGCCGATCTGCACCTGGTGGCGGGCGACGCGCTCAGCCAGATCGGCGATTGCGACGTGGTGCTCTCGCCCACCGTGGCGCGCGCACCGCTGCCGCTCGGATCGCTCGACACGCGCGCGGACGATTTTGGCGCCTTTCTGGCCAGCGTGTTCGCCTATGCGCCGTTCACCTCGCTGTGGAACGGAGCGGGCGCGCCCGCGATCAGCCTGCCGCTGGCGTGGTCGGCCAGCGGGCTGCCGCTGGGGATGCAGTTCGTCGCGCATCCCGGGCGCGAGGACGTGCTGTTCGCGCTGGCGGGCGAGCTCGAGCGCACCATCGGGTGGCGCGCGCGGCAGGACTGCCTGATCGCGGCGCTCCAGTGA
- a CDS encoding alpha/beta fold hydrolase — MAGQHFVLVHGSWHDGGAWDAVSDALRAAGHAANAPTLPGHGPAADRDVGFADYVAAVVAAVRRCGAARVVLVGHSLGGAVVAAAAEQVADALERLVFVAPIVPADGERLIDVIPPESAKIFAAMAAASPDNSLEMPWPVWRERFVGEADLTLAEETFARLCPEPFRPVSEPVAMPGFAALEVPRSYVDCRTDVAFPPGEWHFFPRFFDRLGLCRLIAVEAGHEAMFTAPAALARALIDAARA; from the coding sequence ATGGCGGGGCAGCATTTCGTCCTCGTCCACGGTTCGTGGCACGACGGCGGCGCATGGGACGCGGTGAGCGACGCGCTGCGCGCCGCGGGCCATGCCGCCAACGCGCCGACGCTGCCCGGACACGGCCCGGCGGCAGACCGCGACGTGGGCTTTGCAGACTATGTCGCGGCGGTGGTCGCGGCGGTGCGCAGGTGCGGCGCGGCACGCGTGGTGCTCGTCGGACACAGCCTGGGCGGCGCGGTCGTCGCCGCAGCGGCCGAACAGGTGGCGGACGCGCTCGAACGGCTGGTGTTCGTCGCACCGATCGTTCCCGCCGATGGCGAGCGGCTGATCGACGTGATCCCGCCCGAGAGCGCGAAGATCTTCGCGGCGATGGCGGCCGCATCGCCCGACAACAGCCTCGAGATGCCGTGGCCGGTGTGGCGCGAGCGGTTCGTCGGCGAGGCTGACCTGACGCTGGCCGAAGAGACATTCGCGCGCCTCTGCCCTGAACCGTTCCGTCCGGTGAGCGAGCCGGTGGCCATGCCCGGGTTCGCCGCGCTCGAGGTTCCGCGCAGTTATGTCGATTGCCGCACCGACGTCGCCTTTCCGCCGGGCGAATGGCACTTCTTCCCGCGCTTCTTCGACCGGCTCGGACTGTGCCGCCTGATCGCGGTCGAAGCGGGCCACGAGGCCATGTTCACGGCGCCCGCCGCGCTGGCGCGCGCGCTGATCGACGCCGCGCGGGCCTAG